In Bordetella genomosp. 11, the sequence GCTATGTGGTGATCGGCTTCGCGGCCGGCCGCATTCCCACGCTGAAGGTCAACTACGTGATGTTGAAGAACATGGAGGTCAGCGGCGTGCAGGTCAGCGACTACCGCAAACGCGCCCCGGCCGAGATGGCGCATTGCCTGGCGGAGATTTTCCGTCTGTACCAGGAGGGCAGGCTGACCGCGCCGCCCGTCGCCACCTTCGCCCTGGCCGATGTCAAGACCGCGCTGCACCAGTTGCAGGACCGTACCGCCCGCGGCCGGCAGATACTGATTCCTTCGGCAAAAAAGGGCTGAAACGGATGCCGCGCGGCCTCGCCCGGCCACGCGGCCACGCAAGTGCCGCGTTGTACTATGACGCCCGGGAAATCGGTAAGGGCCGGGCACACTATGCAATGCTCCGCTCGTGTGGAGGGATCGAATGACTTTGCAGTATGACGAAATTGGCAGGCGGTTGAAGGCGTTTCGCTTGGCTTCAGGCCTGAGCGCCGACGAGATCGCCCAGCGTATCGGTATTTCACGCACGGCACTGTACCGCTTCGAAAAAGGCGAACTGGCCAAGATCGAGACCCTGGAAAAACTTTCCGAGCTGCTGCAGGTGTCCATGCCGACGCTGTTGGGCGTCGGCATGGAGTACCTGGCTTCGGCAGTCAGTTATTTCGAGCGCACGCGCCAGCTCGAGGAAACCGCGGACCAGATCATCGTCCTGGCCGGCCCGATTTCCTTCCTGCTGGCATCGGATCAATTCGAAGTGGTGCTGGAGCAGGTGCTGCGCGAGAGCATTCCCGACGATGTGCCGCATCGGGATAAAACCCTGGCCGATGTCGACAAGATCATGGAGATCCTGCACACGCGCAAGCAGACCTACCGGCGCCGCAGGCCCAGCATCGTCAACCTGATTTCGACCGTACAGATCGAGCGTTTCCTGGTGAACGGCATGGTGGGCCGCGCGGACCTGTCCGAGGCCAAGCGCGCCAAGCGACTGGAAATGGCGCGCCAGGAAATCGAACATCTTGCCGACATGATCGAAGAAGACTCCATGGGCGTGCAAATCGGCCTGGTCACGGACAACCTGCCGCACAATGGTTTCCAGATCTTCCGCCAGGCCGAGCGCAGCACCATCACCATCAGTCCGTTCCGCCTGGGCGAGCAACCGAACATCCGGGTGGGCGTGGCCATGGCCACTTCCGCGCCCGAAGCGCTGAAGCTGCACGAGAACATCGTGCAGGAAGCGTGGCGCACGGCATTGAAAGGCAACACCGCCGCCGAGTTCCTGCGCGGCATGCTGGCGAATAGACAGAAAAGCCTGCCCCCCGCCGCGCGCAGGCGCGGTCCAGCCAAATAGGAGTACTGAGCATGACCGGTCCGGACGATCTTCGCGTGAACGTGGCGCTTGCCAATCGCATTCTTGCAAACGAGCGCATCCTGGACGCCTTCGGTCACGTCAGTATCCGGCACCCGGAACGGCCCGGCCATTTCCTGCTGTCGTGTTCGCGCGCGCCCGAACTGGTCGAGGTGGACGACATCCTCGAATACGACGAGCGCTCCGAACCCGTCGCGCCCACGACGAAGGCCCTGTATATCGAGCGCTACATCCACGGCGAGATCTACCGGGCGCGTCCCGATGTGCACGCCATTGCCCATCATCACGCGGCGGCGGTGTTGCCGTTTTGCGTGGCTGGCGTGCCTATCGTGCCGGTGTACCAGCATGGCGCGATGATAGGCAGGCACGTGCCGTTCTGGGACAGCCGGGACGAGTTCGGCGATACCAACCTGCTGGTCGTGAACATGGAGCAGGGCGCGTCGCTGGCGCGCGCGCTTGGCCAGGACTGGATGGTCTTGATGCGCCATCACGGTGCCACCGTGGTGGGTACCGACCTGCAGGAAATGGTGTTCCGCGCCACGACCTCGTGCCGCAACGCCGAGTTCCTGCTCGCCGCGAAATCGCTGGGGCCGGTGGAAGGCCTGACGCCGGGTGAAATCGACAAGGCGGGCAAGGTGCCTCCCGCTGCCATCAAGCGCGCCTGGGAATACTTCGTGGCGCGCCTGCCAGGCTGAACCCGCCGATCCGGCAGCATCCCGCCCGCATGCAGGGCCGGCCTTTGAAGGGCCGGCCCTTTTTCATGGGTTCGCCAACCAGCTAGGGTAAGTACCAAATATGGAACGGGTACCAAAAATGGTATTGTCCTGACCATGGCCGGTACAGGCCGGAACTTAGTCTCTGGGGAACGAAACATGCCGCGGCAAGCTCATCGACCTGCAATCTGGCCGGACTCCCGCAAGGGGAGTACCCACCGCGGCTCGTCCCGCCTTCCTCGCGTCCTGTCGGCGGCGGTGTGCGCGGTCGGCCTGGTGCTTGCCGCCGGGGCGGCGCGGGCGGCGGATGACTATCCCAACCACTCGATCACCCTGGTCGTGCCTTATGCCCCGGGCGGCGGCGTGGACTCTGTCGGCCGCATCCTGGGCCGCGCCCTGGCGAAAGAGCTGAACCAGTCCGTGGTGGTCGAGAACCGCCCCGGCGCCGGCGCCACGGTGGGCGCCTCGTACGTGCAGCGCTCC encodes:
- a CDS encoding helix-turn-helix domain-containing protein, encoding MTLQYDEIGRRLKAFRLASGLSADEIAQRIGISRTALYRFEKGELAKIETLEKLSELLQVSMPTLLGVGMEYLASAVSYFERTRQLEETADQIIVLAGPISFLLASDQFEVVLEQVLRESIPDDVPHRDKTLADVDKIMEILHTRKQTYRRRRPSIVNLISTVQIERFLVNGMVGRADLSEAKRAKRLEMARQEIEHLADMIEEDSMGVQIGLVTDNLPHNGFQIFRQAERSTITISPFRLGEQPNIRVGVAMATSAPEALKLHENIVQEAWRTALKGNTAAEFLRGMLANRQKSLPPAARRRGPAK
- a CDS encoding class II aldolase/adducin family protein, translating into MTGPDDLRVNVALANRILANERILDAFGHVSIRHPERPGHFLLSCSRAPELVEVDDILEYDERSEPVAPTTKALYIERYIHGEIYRARPDVHAIAHHHAAAVLPFCVAGVPIVPVYQHGAMIGRHVPFWDSRDEFGDTNLLVVNMEQGASLARALGQDWMVLMRHHGATVVGTDLQEMVFRATTSCRNAEFLLAAKSLGPVEGLTPGEIDKAGKVPPAAIKRAWEYFVARLPG